Proteins found in one Neodiprion lecontei isolate iyNeoLeco1 chromosome 6, iyNeoLeco1.1, whole genome shotgun sequence genomic segment:
- the LOC107227030 gene encoding odorant receptor 67a-like isoform X2 — MKYKVTIETAIAATKYAILPICCWPPPIGANKWAVRRHNICEMGALMSTCMKILICKKERLRLQVLVAEMENFIKQATGEEKELIQAYVDRCFVLHTTVFVSCILGPIFFIAGPIFQPQPFPGDVAYPFEVNSTWLWLCMYVMQSISIFQVGSMVMIDILYAMLLWYTGLRFELLNLEFQKVTNTNELRGCVGKYQKLIRYTENLTASTRIIAVEITSIAMFAVTTGGFVIIRRPGKYDVVKFIFFELVSAMELLLFSWPADHLIKVSEEVGASVFNSDWIGKSPTMLRNMLSIMQRSQQPVVIYVDGLLPILSLAFYGSTMSASFSYLTTLRAIADG; from the exons ATGAAATACAAAGTTACGATTGAGACTGCCATCGCTGCTACCAAATATGCAATCCTTCCAATTTGTTGCTGGCCACCCCCGATTGGAGCGAATAAATGGGCTGTCCGACGGCATAATATTTGTG AAATGGGAGCCCTTATGTCGACATGCATGAAAATACTAATCTGCAAGAAAGAACGACTTCGTCTTCAG GTTTTGGTAGCTGAAATGGAGAATTTCATAAAGCAAGCTACTGGCGaggaaaaagaattaattcaGGCCTACGTCGATAGATGTTTCGTTTTACACACGACTGTTTTTGTCAGCTGTATCCTCGGcccaatatttttcatcgctgGCCCTATTTTCCAGCCACAACCATTTCCGGGTGATGTTGCTTACCCATTCGAGGTGAACTCAACTTGGCTGTGGCTCTGCATGTATGTTATGCAGAGTATTTCCATCTTCCAAGTTGGAAGCATGGTCATGATAGACATTTTGTATGCCATGTTATTGTGGTACACAGGCCTAAGGTTTGAGTTGCTAAATCTGGAGTTCCAAAAAGTAACTAACACGAACGAATTACGCGGCTGTGTAGGGAAGtatcaaaaattaataag ataTACGGAGAATTTGACGGCCAGTACTCGTATTATAGCCGTAGAAATTACGAGCATCGCCATGTTTGCCGTCACAACCGGAGGTTTCGTAATTATTCGG CGCCCGGGTAAATACGACGTGGTAAAGTTCATTTTCTTTGAGTTAGTATCGGCAATGGagcttcttttattttcatggcCTGCGGACCATTTGATCAAAGTG AGCGAAGAAGTAGGCGCCTCTGTTTTCAACAGCGATTGGATCGGCAAATCACCAACAATGCTTAGAAACATGCTGTCGATTATGCAACGATCGCAACAACCAGTTGTTATTTATGTTGACGGTCTACTTCCAATATTATCGCTTGCGTTTTATGGATCT ACTATGTCGGCAAGTTTTTCATACCTCACAACGCTACGTGCAATAGCTGATGGCTAA
- the LOC107227030 gene encoding odorant receptor 67a-like isoform X1 — MKYKVTIETAIAATKYAILPICCWPPPIGANKWAVRRHNICGWLAIVLLVINVLSIIYNIYLNRNDIDRCIKILAEMGALMSTCMKILICKKERLRLQVLVAEMENFIKQATGEEKELIQAYVDRCFVLHTTVFVSCILGPIFFIAGPIFQPQPFPGDVAYPFEVNSTWLWLCMYVMQSISIFQVGSMVMIDILYAMLLWYTGLRFELLNLEFQKVTNTNELRGCVGKYQKLIRYTENLTASTRIIAVEITSIAMFAVTTGGFVIIRRPGKYDVVKFIFFELVSAMELLLFSWPADHLIKVSEEVGASVFNSDWIGKSPTMLRNMLSIMQRSQQPVVIYVDGLLPILSLAFYGSTMSASFSYLTTLRAIADG; from the exons ATGAAATACAAAGTTACGATTGAGACTGCCATCGCTGCTACCAAATATGCAATCCTTCCAATTTGTTGCTGGCCACCCCCGATTGGAGCGAATAAATGGGCTGTCCGACGGCATAATATTTGTGGTTGGTTAGCAATAGTTCTCCTGGTAATCAACGTGCTTTCTATCATTTACAATATCTACTTGAACAGAAATGATATCGACAGATGCATAAAAATTTTGGCAGAAATGGGAGCCCTTATGTCGACATGCATGAAAATACTAATCTGCAAGAAAGAACGACTTCGTCTTCAG GTTTTGGTAGCTGAAATGGAGAATTTCATAAAGCAAGCTACTGGCGaggaaaaagaattaattcaGGCCTACGTCGATAGATGTTTCGTTTTACACACGACTGTTTTTGTCAGCTGTATCCTCGGcccaatatttttcatcgctgGCCCTATTTTCCAGCCACAACCATTTCCGGGTGATGTTGCTTACCCATTCGAGGTGAACTCAACTTGGCTGTGGCTCTGCATGTATGTTATGCAGAGTATTTCCATCTTCCAAGTTGGAAGCATGGTCATGATAGACATTTTGTATGCCATGTTATTGTGGTACACAGGCCTAAGGTTTGAGTTGCTAAATCTGGAGTTCCAAAAAGTAACTAACACGAACGAATTACGCGGCTGTGTAGGGAAGtatcaaaaattaataag ataTACGGAGAATTTGACGGCCAGTACTCGTATTATAGCCGTAGAAATTACGAGCATCGCCATGTTTGCCGTCACAACCGGAGGTTTCGTAATTATTCGG CGCCCGGGTAAATACGACGTGGTAAAGTTCATTTTCTTTGAGTTAGTATCGGCAATGGagcttcttttattttcatggcCTGCGGACCATTTGATCAAAGTG AGCGAAGAAGTAGGCGCCTCTGTTTTCAACAGCGATTGGATCGGCAAATCACCAACAATGCTTAGAAACATGCTGTCGATTATGCAACGATCGCAACAACCAGTTGTTATTTATGTTGACGGTCTACTTCCAATATTATCGCTTGCGTTTTATGGATCT ACTATGTCGGCAAGTTTTTCATACCTCACAACGCTACGTGCAATAGCTGATGGCTAA